The Dioscorea cayenensis subsp. rotundata cultivar TDr96_F1 chromosome 19, TDr96_F1_v2_PseudoChromosome.rev07_lg8_w22 25.fasta, whole genome shotgun sequence genome includes a window with the following:
- the LOC120284117 gene encoding uncharacterized protein LOC120284117, producing the protein MNVFGEWGATFALRWAEIVEAAQRKHALTPLLDAETLEKLNMTIKDVHRVDFDWVVQISNMPNGFFLIRCASHDVMQKILCGGPWTVDGLTLQFFPWQPCFEPSFIKLSRAAVRVQLHNLPVDFWEGETLETITESFGKLLKVDEHTKSLEHTHFARLCLEIDLSKPLKWSFWLEDNDKKVFVVVLYEMLTMFCYNCGLMGYGVNSYSLLGKATHGYASSGARPGNPRIGLSLEGVLSGDRE; encoded by the exons ATGAATGTCTTCGGAGAATGGGGAGCCACCTTCGCGCTGAGATGGGCAGAGATTGTGGAGGCTGCGCAACGTAAACATGCTCTCACCCCACTTTTAGATGCTGAAACATTGGAGAAACTCAATATGACTATCAAGGATGTCCACAGGGTGGACTTTGACT GGGTTGTTCAGATATCCAACATGCCCAATGGATTCTTTCTCATTCGGTGTGCATCCCATGATGTGATGCAGAAGATCCTTTGCGGAGGGCCATGGACCGTCGATGGGCTTACACTTCAATTCTTTCCATGGCAACCATGCTTCGAACCATCATTCATAAAGCTATCCCGAGCTGCGGTAAGGGTTCAACTACACAACCTACCGGTGGACTTCTGGGAAGGAGAAACCTTAGAAACAATTACTGAAAGTTTTGGCAAACTTCTCAAAGTAGATGAACATACAAAGTCTCTGGAACACACTCACTTTGCTAGACTATGTCTTGAAATTGATCTATCGAAGCCATTGAAGTGGAGCTTTTGGTTGGAGGACAATGACAAGAAGGTCTTTGTGGTAGTTCTCTATGAGATGCTGACAATGTTTTGTTACAATTGCGGCCTCATGGGATATGGTGTTAATTCCTACAGTCTCCTGGGAAAGGCCACCCATGGCTATGCATCTTCTGGTGCTCGTCCTGGTAACCCTAGGATTGGGTTATCATTGGAGGGTGTATTATCAGGAGACCGAGAGTAG
- the LOC120249917 gene encoding putative serine/threonine-protein kinase isoform X1 yields the protein MRCCCFGAFAPAKKDLPQSQTGFSGFSSDKNVKLFTYNELRSATDNFNPRNRIGRGGFGMVFKGTLRNGTVVAAKVLSTESKQGIHEFLTEIDTITNVRHPNLVELLGCCVQENNRILVYEYVENKSLDRILLGPNNSAANLNWELRSAICKGAASGLKFLHEELDPPIVHRDIKASNILLDSNYLPKIGDFGLAKLFPDNVTHISTRVAGTTGYLAPEYALHGQLTKKADVYSFGVLIIEIISGRSVSKGWLSDMDKLLLEWTWQLYEEGRLKELVDSNLKEYPEEEVLRYIKVALFCTQASANRRPPMPQVIEMLSKPIRLNEKELTPPGFIEGSMSTSKASKATITSNLRTKDASSSDSSIPFSSAPVTCTELIPR from the exons ATGCGTTGTTGCTGTTTTGGTGCCTTCGCTCCAGCTAAAAAAGATCTTCCTCAATCACAAACAGGGTTCAGTG GTTTTTCTTCTGATAAGAATGTAAAGCTTTTCACCTACAATGAGCTGCGATCAGCAACAGATAATTTTAATCCAAGAAATCGGATAGGCCGTGGTGGTTTTGGGATGGTCTTCAAG GGAACTCTTCGAAATGGAACAGTAGTTGCAGCGAAGGTTCTCTCCACAGAATCAAAGCAAGGGATTCATGAATTTCTGACTGAGATTGATACAATCACAAACGTCAGGCACCCAAACCTTGTTGAGCTTCTTGGCTGTTGTGTTCAAGAAAATAATCGGATATTGGTGTATGAGTATGTAGAAAATAAAAGCCTTGATCGAATATTATTAG GTCCCAATAACTCGGCAGCTAATCTGAATTGGGAGTTAAGATCTGCAATTTGCAAGGGTGCTGCCTCAGGTCTCAAATTTCTACATGAAGAACTTGATCCACCTATTGTGCACAGAGATATCAAAGCTAGCAATATTCTTCTTGACAgcaattatttaccaaaaattgGAGATTTTGGTTTGGCTAAGCTATTTCCAGATAATGTCACTCACATTAGCACTCGTGTGGCTGGGACAAC CGGTTATTTGGCGCCAGAATACGCACTTCATGGTCAATTAACTAAGAAGGCTGATGTATATAGCTTTGGAGTTCTTATAATTGAAATTATCAGTGGCAGAAGTGTGTCGAAGGGATGGTTGTCGGACATGGACAAACTTCTTTTGGAGTGG ACATGGCAGCTCTATGAGGAAGGAAGACTGAAAGAACTGGTTGATTCGAACCTCAAAGAATATCCGGAGGAGGAAGTGCTACGATACATCAAAGTTGCCCTCTTTTGCACCCAAGCATCAGCAAATCGAAGGCCGCCTATGCCACAAGTAATAGAGATGCTCTCCAAGCCCATACGACTCAATGAGAAGGAACTGACACCTCCCGGCTTCATCGAAGGCTCTATGAGCACTAGTAAAGCTTCAAAGGCAACGATAACAAGCAATTTACGTACTAAAGATGCATCTTCCAGCGATTCTTCGATTCCATTCAGCTCTGCTCCTGTTACCTGCACTGAACTCATTCCTAGATGA
- the LOC120249917 gene encoding cold-responsive protein kinase 1-like isoform X2, producing the protein MRCCCFGAFAPAKKDLPQSQTGFSGFSSDKNVKLFTYNELRSATDNFNPRNRIGRGGFGMVFKGTLRNGTVVAAKVLSTESKQGIHEFLTEIDTITNVRHPNLVELLGCCVQENNRILVYEYVENKSLDRILLGPNNSAANLNWELRSAICKGAASGLKFLHEELDPPIVHRDIKASNILLDSNYLPKIGDFGLAKLFPDNVTHISTRVAGTTGYLAPEYALHGQLTKKADVYSFGVLIIEIISGRSVSKGWLSDMDKLLLEWVVLERVLIIFTWKLANETR; encoded by the exons ATGCGTTGTTGCTGTTTTGGTGCCTTCGCTCCAGCTAAAAAAGATCTTCCTCAATCACAAACAGGGTTCAGTG GTTTTTCTTCTGATAAGAATGTAAAGCTTTTCACCTACAATGAGCTGCGATCAGCAACAGATAATTTTAATCCAAGAAATCGGATAGGCCGTGGTGGTTTTGGGATGGTCTTCAAG GGAACTCTTCGAAATGGAACAGTAGTTGCAGCGAAGGTTCTCTCCACAGAATCAAAGCAAGGGATTCATGAATTTCTGACTGAGATTGATACAATCACAAACGTCAGGCACCCAAACCTTGTTGAGCTTCTTGGCTGTTGTGTTCAAGAAAATAATCGGATATTGGTGTATGAGTATGTAGAAAATAAAAGCCTTGATCGAATATTATTAG GTCCCAATAACTCGGCAGCTAATCTGAATTGGGAGTTAAGATCTGCAATTTGCAAGGGTGCTGCCTCAGGTCTCAAATTTCTACATGAAGAACTTGATCCACCTATTGTGCACAGAGATATCAAAGCTAGCAATATTCTTCTTGACAgcaattatttaccaaaaattgGAGATTTTGGTTTGGCTAAGCTATTTCCAGATAATGTCACTCACATTAGCACTCGTGTGGCTGGGACAAC CGGTTATTTGGCGCCAGAATACGCACTTCATGGTCAATTAACTAAGAAGGCTGATGTATATAGCTTTGGAGTTCTTATAATTGAAATTATCAGTGGCAGAAGTGTGTCGAAGGGATGGTTGTCGGACATGGACAAACTTCTTTTGGAGTGG GTGGTGTTAGAAAGGGTTTTGATAATTTTCACATGGAAACTGGCGAATGAAACGAGATGA